Genomic segment of Streptomyces sp. NA02950:
CGTAGGCTCGGGCTATCGAAGGAACGACAGAACGACCGTCGACAGCCAGGAGCGAACCCGTGATCCCCGGTGGTGGCCAGCCCGACATGCAGCAGCTGCTGCAGCAGGCTCAGAAGATGCAGCAGGACCTTGCCGCGGCCCAGGAAGAGCTGGCCCGGACCTCCGTCGAGGGTTCCTCGGGCGGTGGCCTGGTGAAGGCGACGGTGACCGGGGCCGGTGAGCTCCAGGGCCTGGTCATTGATCCCAAGGCCGTGGATCCTGAGGACACGGAGACCCTCGCGGATCTCGTCGTCGCGGCCGTCCGTGACGCGAACCACGCCGCGCAGGAGCTCCAGCAGCAGAAGCTCGGCCCGCTCGCCCAGGGGCTGGGCGGAATGCCGGGTCTCCCCTTCTGAGCTGGGTCGCTGAGGCTCCGGGGGGCTTCTTCGGGGGTGGTCTCGGGGTGCCTTCGGAGCCTCACGGCTCCGGTCGGGCAGTGCAACCGAATATTCATGTGAAGTACAGCCACCGCGCGTCGGCGCGAGATTGGATGAAGGCGTGTACGAGGGCGTGGTCCAGGACCTCATCGACGAGTTGGGCAGGCTGCCCGGCGTCGGGCCCAAGAGCGCTCAGCGGATCGCCTTCCACATCCTTCAGTCCGAGCCGACCGACGTCCGCCGCCTCGCTCATGCGCTGACCGAGGTCAAGGACAAGGTGCGGTTCTGCGCGGTGTGCGGGAACGTCGCCGAGGCCGAGCAGTGCCGGGTCTGTCAGGACCCGCGCCGCGACCCGGCGGTCATCTGCGTGGTCGAGGAGCCGAAGGACGTGGTGGCGATTGAGCGGACCCGCGAGTTCCGCGGTCGTTACCACGTGCTGGGCGGAGCGATCAGCCCGATCGAGGGCGTGGGCCCGGACGATCTGCGGATCAGGGAGCTGCTGGCCCGGCTCGCGGACGGGACGGTCACCGAACTCATCCTGGCCACCGACCCGAACCTGGAGGGCGAGGCCACCGCCACGTATCTCGCGCGCATGGTCAAACCCATGGGTTTGAAGGTCACACGCCTGGCCAGTGGTCTCCCAGTCGGGGGGGACCTGGAGTATGCCGACGAGGTCACGCTGGGTCGTGCCTTCGAAGGGAGAAGACTTCTCGATGTCTGACGCAACGCTGCACGAAGCCCATCCGGATCCGGACGACTTCGCGGTCCAGATCGCCGACCAGATCGAGAGTTTCATCGTCGCGGTCACCGAAGTCGCCAGGGGCGACGAACCGGACAGCGCTGTGCCGTTCCTGCTGCTCGAGCTGTCCCAGCTGCTGCTGGCGGGCGGACGGCTCGGGGCGCACGAGGACTTCGTCCCGGACGAGCGGTACGAGCCCGACGCCGGGCCGGAGCCGGATGTCGACGAGCTGCGGGAGCGGTTCGCCCTGCTGCTGGAGCCGGTCGACGTCTACGCGGAGGTCTTCGACCCGTACGTTCCGCGCGCCGAGCCGGTCGCCAGCCGGATCTCCGACGATCTGGCCGGGATCATCACCGATCTGCGGCACGGTATGGCCCACTACCGCGAGGGGCGGATCAGCGAGGCGCTGTGGTGGTGGCAGTTCTCGTACCTGTCCAACTGGGGCACGATGGCCTCCGCCGCGCTGCGCGCCCTCCAGTCGCTCGTCGCGCACGTCCGGCTCGACAGCCCGCTCGGCGAGCTGGACGGCCTGGACACGGACAGCGGCGCCGCCGGTGGTGACGAGGAGCTCGCCGAGGAGGCCGGCCGGGTCATGGCGGCCGAGATCGCGACGCCGCTCGGTATCCGCTCCGTCCAGCGCTGAGGCAGCCGGGAAACAGGCCGTGACCCAGGCCGGTGGACCGTCCACCGGCCGTTCCATCGGCCGTCCCACCAGCCGTCCCGCCCTGTGAGCTGAATTACGTTCCTGTATGCATCGCCCGGAAGCGGGCAGGGTTCGTCGCTGAGCGAGTGGTGTGGGATGCGGGGAGAGACGCCGGTACCTGGACGTGGTACCGCCTGATCCTCCTGAGTCCCCCTGGTCCAGGTGATTACCGAGTGAGGCGTGTGTCTCGCTATGTGACATTGGAACGGCAAATTCCGGCCGCTCGTTAGACTGAGCCGACCGCATTATTGAGAGCTGCGAGGAGCGCACGTGGGCCTTGTCGTGCAGAAGTACGGAGGCTCCTCCGTTGCCGATGCCGAGGGCATCAAGCGGGTCGCCAAGCGAATCGTGGAAGCCAAGAAGAACGGCCACCAGGTCGTTGTCGTGGTTTCCGCCATGGGCGACACGACGGACGAGCTGATCGATCTCGCCGAGCAGGTATCCCCGATCCCCACCGGCCGCGAGTTCGACATGCTGCTGACCGCGGGAGAGCGGATCTCCATGGCCCTGCTGGCGATGGCGATCAAAAACCTGGGTCATGAAGCGCTGTCGTTCACCGGCAGCCAGGCGGGAGTCATCACCGACGCGGTCCACAACAAAGCACGGATCATCGATGTCACGCCCGGCCGTATCCGCGATGCGCTCGAACTGGGCGCGGTCGCGATCGTCGCGGGCTTCCAGGGCGTGTCCCAGGAGAGCAAGGACATCACCACCCTCGGCCGGGGCGGCTCGGACACCACCGCGGTGGCACTGGCCGCGGCCCTGGAGGCCGAGGTGTGCGAGATCTACACCGACGTGGACGGCGTGTTCACCGCCGATCCGCGTGTGGTGAAGAAGGCTCGCAAGATCAACGAGATTCCGTACGAGGACATGCTGGAGCTCGCCGCGAGCGGCTCCAAGGTGTTGCATCTGCGCTGCGTCGAGTACGCGCGCCGCTATGACATCCCCATCCACGTACGGTCGTCTTTCTCCGGTCATGTCGGCACCTGGGTGCGCAATCGGCCGGAAGCGGGAGAAGGAGAAGAAGGCATGGAGCAGGCGATCATCTCCGGGGTCGCGCACGACACGTCCGAGGCCAAGGTCACGGTCGTCGGGGTGCCGGACAAGCCGGGTGAGGCCGCGGCCATCTTCCGCACCATCTCCGACGCCGAGATCAACATCGACATGGTGGTGCAGAACGTCTCCGCCGCGTCGACCGGTCTGACCGACATCTCCTTCACGCTGCCCAAGACGGACGGCCACCGGGCGATGGAGGCGCTGACCAAGGCGAAGCCGGTGATCGGCTTCGACTCGCTGCGCTACGACGACCAGGTCGCCAAGATCTCGCTGGTCGGTGCTGGTATGCGCACCAACCCGGGCGTCACGGCGACCTTCTTCGAGGCGCTGTCCAACGCCGGGGTCAACATCGAGCTGATCTCGACGTCCGAGATCCGCATTTCGGTCGTCACCCGCGCCGACGACGTGAAGGACGCGGTCGTCGCCGTGCACAGCGCGTTCGGCCTGGACAGTGACAGCGTCGAGGCCGTCGTGTACGGAGGGACCGGCCGATGACACGCGCTGGCGGTGCCGCCGGTGCCCGGAAGCCGACGCTCGCTGTCGTCGGCGCGACCGGCGCCGTCGGCACCGTCATGCTCTCGATCCTCTCCGAGCGCGCCGATGTCTGGGGCGAGATCCGCCTGATCGCCTCGCCGCGCTCGGCCGGCCGGAAGCTGACCGTCCGGGGAGAGCAGGTCGAGGTCGTCGCACTGGGCGAGGAGGCGTTCGAGGGCGTCGACGTCGCGATGTTCGACGTGCCGGACGAGGTCTCGGCGCAGTGGGCGCCGATCGCGGCCACCAAGGGTGCGGTCGCCGTCGACAACTCCGGGGCCTTCCGGATGGATCCGGACGTACCTCTGGTCGTTCCGGAGGTGAACGCGCACGCGGCCCGGGTCCGCCCGCGCGGCATCATCTCCAACCCCAACTGCACCACCC
This window contains:
- a CDS encoding DUF5063 domain-containing protein yields the protein MSDATLHEAHPDPDDFAVQIADQIESFIVAVTEVARGDEPDSAVPFLLLELSQLLLAGGRLGAHEDFVPDERYEPDAGPEPDVDELRERFALLLEPVDVYAEVFDPYVPRAEPVASRISDDLAGIITDLRHGMAHYREGRISEALWWWQFSYLSNWGTMASAALRALQSLVAHVRLDSPLGELDGLDTDSGAAGGDEELAEEAGRVMAAEIATPLGIRSVQR
- the recR gene encoding recombination mediator RecR: MYEGVVQDLIDELGRLPGVGPKSAQRIAFHILQSEPTDVRRLAHALTEVKDKVRFCAVCGNVAEAEQCRVCQDPRRDPAVICVVEEPKDVVAIERTREFRGRYHVLGGAISPIEGVGPDDLRIRELLARLADGTVTELILATDPNLEGEATATYLARMVKPMGLKVTRLASGLPVGGDLEYADEVTLGRAFEGRRLLDV
- a CDS encoding aspartate kinase, yielding MGLVVQKYGGSSVADAEGIKRVAKRIVEAKKNGHQVVVVVSAMGDTTDELIDLAEQVSPIPTGREFDMLLTAGERISMALLAMAIKNLGHEALSFTGSQAGVITDAVHNKARIIDVTPGRIRDALELGAVAIVAGFQGVSQESKDITTLGRGGSDTTAVALAAALEAEVCEIYTDVDGVFTADPRVVKKARKINEIPYEDMLELAASGSKVLHLRCVEYARRYDIPIHVRSSFSGHVGTWVRNRPEAGEGEEGMEQAIISGVAHDTSEAKVTVVGVPDKPGEAAAIFRTISDAEINIDMVVQNVSAASTGLTDISFTLPKTDGHRAMEALTKAKPVIGFDSLRYDDQVAKISLVGAGMRTNPGVTATFFEALSNAGVNIELISTSEIRISVVTRADDVKDAVVAVHSAFGLDSDSVEAVVYGGTGR
- a CDS encoding YbaB/EbfC family nucleoid-associated protein; the protein is MIPGGGQPDMQQLLQQAQKMQQDLAAAQEELARTSVEGSSGGGLVKATVTGAGELQGLVIDPKAVDPEDTETLADLVVAAVRDANHAAQELQQQKLGPLAQGLGGMPGLPF